One Rhizoctonia solani chromosome 3, complete sequence genomic region harbors:
- a CDS encoding Retrotransposable element Tf2 protein → MLLKSAAPKFLWNEALAYACYLKNQVPMQVHGTFWKTLFEAFWGQKPNVSILQPWGTKCYVLDQGENQSKLDSKTFMATFVGISDVQGKSWHYYKTRANWILHSCNILFPKDHAAIEDVADNTNWGELVAPPAEGEMTQTNSAAEQPTKPTGTGGAHVLEPLFPPASPELGKVSLERVIHLLWGLQSQVNCIKRTLLEQVEISQEVCTNVKNISQAVDVVKDGLAQLQLPQGPHTPEDQKPPAVKETPRAVPKVKPIGKTQPFLGAPAPIIPTGAPKCNPLTFFNPYPSSSFPSGPAPAAPQGPPPAPVITPALPPAPSTVKVDHPDAFKGKIGLEAKQWLTRMLAWVRLNQRQFPSDLEVLSFLLMNMEEAAGAWAHPHLDQLGSHCALIQTVDEFKNKFLAAFGNPDATRAAEQKITSLTQTGTCAKYITKFCTLQMELNWNNAALCGQFAQGLHWEVRKQIATRERQPRTLRELQDTSLIIDNALREERASHPQQGNKSGKSSTTPNRGQVPANRPPEPAPSLPIPTTSQRKNATAAAQKVFATGWKATPKEDKGKAKETAKIGKDSEYQSGKEISPLFTISIKPKKQADPLEVLIDSGATSSFLHPQTAKALHLPLIDLPSPRTVTMLNGLSPQAGKIWKKAVLTFSFDGKRMTKTFLICNTGSHAAILGLKWLDAHNPEIDWNLRHRPCYRILTSQKPHRPSKEPSKITKWRQAYSSIKDALWFQM, encoded by the exons ATGTTACTCAAGTCAGCTGCTCCAAAATTCCTATGGAATGAAGCATTGGCGTACGCATGCTACTTGAAGAATCAAGTACCTATGCAAGTGCATGGTACATTCTGGAAAACACTGTTTGAGGCATTCTGGGGACAAAAGCCCAACGTTAGCATCCTGCAACCTTGGGGTACCAAATGCTATGTACTTGATCAAGGTGAAAATCAATCAAAATTGGACTCCAAGACCTTCATGGCAACATTTGTAGGTATCTCTGATGTACAAGGCAAGAGTTGGCATTACTACAAAACCAGAGCAAATTGGATATTGCACTCATGCAATATCTTGTTCCCAAAGGACCATGCAGCAATTGAAGATGTTGCAGATAACACCAATTGGGGAGAATTGGTTGCTCCGCCtgctgagggggagatgactcAAACCAACAGCGCTGCAGAACAACCAACCAAACCTACTGGAACAGGGGGagcacatgta TTGGAACCCCTAtttccgccagcctcccctgagcttggcaaagtcagTCTTGAGCGGGTCATCCACCTACTCTGGGGACTTCAATCCCAAGTCAACTGCATCAAGCggaccctcttggaacaagTTGAAATTAGCCAAGAGGTTTGCACCAACGTCAAAAACATCTCCCAAGCggtcgatgttgtcaaggatgggcttgcccagctccagctccccCAGGGtccccacaccccagaagatcaaaaacctcccgcggtcaaggaaactcccagggccgTGCCCAAAGtcaagcctattggcaagactcaaccattccttggggccccagcccctatCATCCCCACAGGGGCCCCCAAGTGCAACCCCCTCACCTTTTTTAATCCATATCCCTCCTCGTCTTTCCCTTCaggaccggctccagcagccccccaaggacctccGCCAGCGCCTGTCATTACCCCGGCGttgcctccagccccctccactgtaaagGTGGatcacccagatgccttcaaaggcaagattggcttggaggccaaacaatggttAACTCGTATGTTAGCCTGGGTCCGCCTCAATCAGAGGCAGTTCCCCTCGGACTTGGAGGTCCTTAGCTTCCTTCTCATGAACATGGAAGAAGcggctggggcctgggcccatccccacctggaccaactagggtcccattgCGCACTCATCCAGACCGTGGATGAATTCAAAAACAAGTTCCTGGCCgcctttggcaaccctgatgcAACCAGAGCAGCGGAGCAGAAGATTACTTCCCTCACACAAACCGGCACCTGTGCCAAATACATCACCAAGTTCTGCACGCTGCAGATGGAACTcaactggaacaacgccgcACTCTGCGGCCAGTTTGCGCAAGGacttcactgggaggtccgGAAACAGATTGCCACTAGGGAAAGGCAACCACGCACCCTGAGGGAATTGCAAGACACAtccctcatcattgacaacgccctccgtgaggaacgcgccagccacccgcagcagggtaataagtctggcaaATCCTCCACTACCCCCAACcgggggcaagtaccagccaacaggccaccagaACCGGCCCCCTCTCTTCCAATCCCAACTACGTctcagaggaagaacgcaaccgccgccgcgcagaaGGTCTTTGC Aaccggctggaaggctaccccaaaggaggataaggggaaggccaaggaaaccgccaaaattggcaaagactctgagtaccaatcgggaaaaga aatctcccccctTTTTACAATTTCAATAAAACCcaagaaacaagcggatccactagaagtcctgatagattcaggcgctacATCCTCATTCCTCCACCCACAAACCGCCAAGGCGTTACACCTACCCCTAATAGATCTCCCTTCACCCCGTACTGTTACCatgctcaatgggttgagcccccaggctggcaaaatctggaaaaaggccgtccttaccttctcctttgatggcaaacgtatgaccaagaccttcctaatctgcaacacagggtctcatgctgccatcttaggattgaaatggttagacgCCCATAATccggaaattgattggaacctGCGCCACAGACCATGCTACCGGAtcct AACAAGTCAAAAGCCCCACCGTCCATCAAAAGAGCCTTCAAAGATTACCAAATGGAGGCAGGCCTACTCTTCTATCAAGGACGCATTGTGGTTCCAGATGTAG
- a CDS encoding Retrotransposable element Tf2 protein, which translates to MATRSRSTARPQSPLDQGELGPTLQATADEPRSLEPEVYGEISLSRAISLLLGLQNQVIRLERELEEAKEANKEARDWMGTVDQALTRIEARGEAPQTPEDRKPPAVEATPRPLSKTNPFPAPSAPLIAWANPTRAPPAFAQPTPVRAPLRVHTPPVPAPIRPQTPLQPAAPIATYQTPVKVDHPDAYTGKIGNKARQWLTRMLAWVRLNQRMFPTDQETLSFLLMNMKDVAGAWAHPHLDQLGSHRALIQTVNEFRTEFLAAFGNPDATQAAERQITHLTQTGSCAEYITKFRTIAMDLDWNDAALRGQFARGLHWEVSRLIATQERRPTTLLELQNAALVIDNALQEERASHPPKGNKPGASTTTPNRGASTGQQATRPGRLSSDPNFVPEEERNRRRAEGLCIKCGKAGHKFAECRTGWKATPKEEGVKKEAAKIGEENAPLFTIPIQPEKKAETIEVLIDSGATSSFLHPRTAKALRLPLIDLPHPRTVTMLDGSSPQAGKIWKKANLTFSFDGKKMTETFLICNTGSHAAILGLKWLDAHNPEIDWNQRTLSLPHAPPEHVAIAEEEEADKNPLEGVPPKYHQYAKVFGEEEFNKLPPHRHYDIGIELTKEGPLNSPLYSMTDAESATLKDWLRDELKAGKIRPSKSSISSPVMFVPKKDGSRRLVVDYRCLNNRTKKNVYPLPRPDDLMAQLRGAKVFTKLDLRWGYNNVRVKEGDEWKTAFRTKYGLYESLVMTFGLTNAPAAFQHFMNKLFKDLLDVCVIIYLDDILIYSKDDATHTQHVHEVLRRLMENQLFCKASKCTFHVTSVEYLGIIVSDKGFSLDKLKIQAVQEWPVPTKVKEVQSFLGFANFLRRFVANFSHIARPLHNLVKKDTPWKWETKEQEAFQGLKDAITNAPVLRHADPSKPYFLETNASGAALGAILSQRQEDGRLHPLGFLSESFKGAEQNYDTHDKELLAIICSFEYWRIFLEGTAHPVTVFTNHRNLEYWKESRTFNRRHARWHLLLAGYNFQIVYRPGKQSGKPDALSRRADHADIPPAAQTMLPEPVFANVALVIPEKELQRQIEAALDQDESLEEILQFLQNESKAPPSIKRAFKDYQMEAGLLFYQGRIVVPDVGTLRTDLLCIFHDSPLAGHPGRQRTLELVSRNYYWPGIRADTYWHVDSCKTCQRIWKPKYATIPPQPLELPSRPWQHVSYNMIVDLPKDGSNDSILVIVDSFTKYVILVECSKKLKAPELADLFLRHVWKRYGMPEKTVLDRGRVFNNRFLKALYQRLGIDPHFSSAYHPQSDGQTERVNPTVEHFLRAYSGINQKDWVKWLPMAEFAYNNAVHSATGKSPFRALYGWEPSLTPSNLPTDVPEADKLATQMEAQWREIESALRQSKSRMTAGETGEPLGFEVGEEVWLDAKNVKLKTLSPKLTEQRLGPFKVTEKISDRAYRLELPPSMRIHDVFYVGLLSKVKRDKKRNFENRPPPVTVDGEEEYKVEGITDMEERNGKWFFRVKWKGYGSEENTWEPRENLKNAEKILEKFEKEMKKKALGAAKALRGGSVVDTSDTREFIPIFSNLNEDKRRTFSIT; encoded by the exons atggcaacccgttcccggagcaccgctcgtccccaatcccctctcgatcaaggagagttgggacccactcttcagGCAACCGCCGATGAGCCAAGGAGCCttgaaccagaggtctatGGGGAAATATCCCTCAGCCGcgcaatctccctcctcttgggattgcaaaaccaagtcatccggCTTGAGCGGGAACTCGAGGAAGCCAAGGAAGCCAACAAGGAAGCccgagactggatgggaaccGTCGACCAAGCCCTCACTCGCATCGAGGCTAGAGGGGAAGCCCCACaaacaccagaagaccggaagcCCCCGGCAGttgaggccacgcccaggcccttatCAAAAACCAACCcttttccagcgcctagcgcacccctcattgcctgggccaaccccacaAGAGCTCCCCCCGCCTTCGCTCAACCAACCCCTGTCCGGGCTCCCCTGCGagtccatactccccctGTACCTGCGCCTATCCGGCCCCAAACCCCCCTTCAACCAGCGGCTCCTATAGCCACATATCAAACCCCGGTCAAGGTAGATCACCCTGACGCATACACCGGGAAGATAGGAaacaaagcccgccaatggTTAACccggatgttggcatgggtccGCCTTAACCagcggatgttccccacagATCAGGAGACGTtgtcattcctcctgatgaacatgaaggacgtgGCAGGAGCGTGGGCACACCCCCACCttgatcaacttgggtcccacagggccctaaTTCAAACAGTCAACGAATTTAGGACGGAGtttttggctgcatttggtaACCCGGATGCCACGCAAGCCGCTGAGCGGCAGATCACTcacctcactcagacaggatcctgtgctgagtatatcacaaagttcaggaccattgccatggacctggactggaacgatgCCGCCCTTCGTGGGCAATtcgcacgtggcctccactgggaggtcagccgcctcatcgCCACCCAAGAGCGGCGCCCTACCACCCTCCtcgagctgcagaatgcggctctggtcattgataacgccctccaAGAAgagcgtgccagccacccgcctaagggtaataagcctggtgcctccactaccacacccaataggggggcaagtaccggccaacaggccacaagaccagggcgcctctccagcgatcccaactttgtcccTGAGGAGGAACGcaaccgccgcagggctgaaggcctctgcatcaaatgcggaaAAGCAGGGcacaaatttgcggaatgccgcactggctggaaagccacgcctaaagaggaaggtgtcaagaaagaagccgccaagattggcgaagA AAATGCGCCACTTTTTACAATTCCAATTcaaccagagaaaaaagcggaaacaatagaagtcctgattgattcaggcgccacatcctcATTCCTCCACCCACGCACTGCCAAGGCATTACGGCTTCCCCTAATAGATCTCCCTCATCCTcgtaccgttactatgctcgatgggtcaagcccccaggcaggcaaaatctggaagaaggccaacctaaccttctcctttgatggcaagaaaatgactgagaccttccttatctgcaatacagggtctcacgccgccatcttgggattgaaatggctagacgcccacaacccagaaattgattggaaccaacgcaccctctccttacCTCATGCCCCACcggaacacgtggccattgccgaagaggaggaagctgacaagaacccccttgaaggagtaccccccaagtaccatcaatacgccaaggtatttggagaggaagaattcaataagcttcccccccACAGGCACTACGATATTGGCATTGAACTCAccaaagaaggccccctcaattCTCCCCTTTATAGTATGACAGATGCTgagtccgccacactcaaggactggctcagggatgagttgaaagcagggaagatccgcccaagcaaatcttccatcagttcccccgttatgtttgtccccaaaaaggatggttcccgccgctTGGTCGTTGACTACCGTTGCCTCAACAACCGGACTAAgaagaacgtttacccgctaccccgtcctgatgacctaatggcccagctccgcggcgccaaggtattcaccaaactggacttaagatggggttacaacaacgtccgggTCAAAGAgggtgacgaatggaaaaccgccttccgcaccaagtacggcctctacgagtccctggtcatgacatttggtttgacaaacgctcctgctgcctttcagcacttcatgaacaaattgttcaaagACCTCCTGGATGtttgcgtcatcatctaccttgatgacatcctaatttactctaaggatgacgcaacaCACACCCAGCACGTTCACGAAGTCTTACGGCGTCTCATGgaaaaccaactgttctgcaaagcGTCAAAATGTACTTTCCACGTGACCTCAGTAGAATACCTTGGGATCATTGTTTCCGATAAAGGGTTCAGCCTagataagctcaagatccaggcggtacaagaatggccggtaccaaccaaggttaaggaagtacaatccttccttgggtttgccaacttcctacgccgctttgttgccaattttagCCATATTGCCAGACCAttacacaacctggtcaaaaaggacacGCCGTGGAAGTGGGAAACCAAGGAgcaagaagcattccaagggctGAAGGACGCCATCACTAACGCACCAGTACTACGTCACGCAGATCCTTCCAAACCCTACTTCTTGGAAACCAATGCCTCAGGAGCAGCACTAGGtgccatactcagccaacgtcaggaagacggccgtctCCATCCGCTAGGCTTCCTATCCGagtcattcaaaggtgccgaGCAAAACTACGACACTCATGACAAAGAACTCTTGGCAATCATCTGCTcttttgagtattggcgcattttcttggaaggaaccgcTCACCCTGTCACCGTATTCACCAATCACCGtaacctggagtactggaaggagtcccgaACATTCAACCGTCGTCACGctagatggcacctactgtTAGCagggtataacttccaaattgtctacCGCCCGGGAAAACAGTCCGGGAAACCTGATGCCCTCTCACGACGTGCGGACCATGCCGACATTCCACCAGCCGCCCAAACCATGCTTCCAGAGCCAGTATTTGCCAATGTGGCCCTAGTGATCCCTGAAAAGGAGCTtcaacgccagattgaggcCGCCCTGGACCAGGatgaatccctggaggaaatactacaattcctccaaaatgagtccaaggcacccccctccatcaaacgcgcattcaaggattaccaGATGGAGGCAGGCCTactattctaccaagggcgaattgtggtccctgacgttggaacTCTGAGAACGGACCTACTTTGCatcttccatgacagccccttggcaggacatccaggaagaCAGCGTACCTTGGaattggtatcaaggaactaTTACTGGCCCGGCATACGCgctgacacatactggcacgttgaTTCCTGCAAAACCTGTCAACGAATCTGGAagcccaagtacgcaaccataccgcCCCAGCCATTAGAACTCCCCTCACGCCcatggcaacatgtgtcgtacaatatgatagtagacctaccAAAGGACGGAAGCAATGACTCTATCTTAGTTATTGTGGACAGTTTCACTAAGTACGTTATCCTGgtagaatgttccaagaagctcaaagccccaGAACTGGCGGACCTATTCCTACgacacgtatggaaacgttacggcatgcctgaaaaaacGGTATTGGACCGAGGACGGGTTTTTAACAATAGATTCCTGAAGGCTttgtaccaacgcctggggatagacccccacttctcctcggCCTACCACCCTCAGAGCGACGGGCAGACAGAACGCGTGAACCCAACGGTCGAGCATTTCCTGAGGGCCTACTCTGGGATAAATCAGAaggactgggtcaagtggttgccaatggcggagtttgcctatAACAATGCGGTACATAGtgcaacaggcaaatccccattcAGGGCActgtacggatgggaaccctcCTTAACCCCAAGTAACCTACCAACGGacgtccctgaggcagacaAATTGGCAACACAGATGGAAGcgcaatggcgggaaatagaatccgcgctccggcaatcaaaatCACGTATGACAGCCGGAGAAACGGGAGAACCACTCGGGTTTGAAGTTGGAGAAGAggtctggctagacgccaaaaacgtgaagctgaagaccctgagtcccaagctgacggaacaacgcctaggccccttcaaagtgactgagaaaatctccgaccgcgcataccgcctggaactcccaccatccatgagaatccacgatgtcttctacgtggggctcctgtcaaaagtcaaaagggataaAAAACGCAACTTCGAGAACCGGCCCCCACCTGTGaccgtggatggggaagaagaatacaaggttgaaggaattacagacatggaagaaaggaacgggaagtggttttttagggtaaaatggaaaggctacggatcagaagagaatacctgggaaccaagggaaaatctcaaaaacgccgaaaaaatcctagaaaaatttgaaaaagaaatgaaaaagaaggccctcggcgccgccaaggcccttagggggggcagtgttgtagacacatctgataccagggaatttattcccattttctcaaatttaaacgaagacaaacggagaacattttcgatcacgtga